In Amaranthus tricolor cultivar Red isolate AtriRed21 chromosome 5, ASM2621246v1, whole genome shotgun sequence, a genomic segment contains:
- the LOC130814029 gene encoding DUF21 domain-containing protein At4g14240-like has protein sequence MQNFIFEADDYEFGTFHWFLYAGISCVLVIFAGIMSGLTLGLMSLGLVELEILQRSGSSNEKKQAAAILPVVQKQHQLLVTLLLCNACASEALPIYLDKIFHPFVAVVLSVTFVLAFGEVIPQAICTRYGLAVGANFVWLVRILMIICYPIAFPISKVLDAILGHDTTLFRRAQLKALVSIHSMEEGKGGELTHDETTIISGALDLTEKTAVEAMTPIESTFSLDVNSKLDWEAMGKILARGHSRVPVYSGNPKNIIGLLLVKSLLTVRPETDTPVSAVSIRRIPRVPGDMPLYDILNEFQKGSSHMAAVVEVKLKTKESRQVNNKEQVEIYSPPVDPELTTPLLQKADKKLDCVLDMDQQLWTGKKNSQNLDENNDKPNGFLDCSEDIEDGDVIGIITLEDVFEELLQEEIVDETDVYVDVHKRIRVAAVAAATSVARTPSVSRKLVAQKGEQNRPAKL, from the exons ATGCAAAACTTCATTTTCGAAGCCGATGATTATGAATTCGGCACTTTTCACTGGTTTCTATATGCTGGAATTTCATGTgttttggttatttttgctGGAATTATGTCTGGTCTTACTCTTGGTTTGATGTCTCTTGGTCTTGTTGAGCTTGAAATTCTTCAGCGCAGTGGTTCTTCTAATGAGAAGAAACAAGCAG CTGCAATTCTACCAGTTGTGCAAAAGCAACATCAACTTCTTGTGACCTTGCTTTTATGCAACGCTTGTGCATCAGAA GCCCTGCCTATATACTTGGATAAGATTTTTCATCCTTTTGTTGCAGTTGTGCTCTCTGTTACCTTTGTTCTTGCTTTTGGAGAG GTTATTCCACAAGCCATCTGCACGAGATATGGACTTGCAGTAGGTGCAAATTTCGTTTGGCTTGTGCGTATACTTATGATAATTTGTTATCCTATTGCTTTTCCTATAAGCAAG GTGCTGGATGCAATTCTTGGACATGATACTACATTATTTAGGCGAGCGCAATTAAAAGCCCTGGTCTCTATACACAGCATGGAG gaAGGTAAGGGTGGAGAATTGACACACGATGAGACAACAATAATCAGTGGAGCACTGGATTTGACGGAGAAG ACAGCTGTAGAGGCAATGACACCCATAGAATCAACGTTTTCCCTAGATGTGAACTCCAAGCTTGACTG GGAAGCAATGGGAAAAATACTTGCACGTGGTCATAGTCGTGTTCCTGTATATTCTGGGAACCCTAAAAACATTATAGGACTGTTGCTG GTGAAAAGCCTACTCACAGTGCGGCCAGAAACTGATACTCCAGTCAGTGCAGTTTCTATTCGCAGAATTCCACG GGTTCCTGGAGACATGCCCCTCTATGATATCCTAAACGAGTTTCAAAAAGGAAGCAGCCATATGGCTGCTGTGGTGGAAgtcaaattaaaaactaaagaaAGTCGGCAAGTCAACAATAAAGAACAAGTTGAAATATATAGTCCTCCTGTTGACCCCGAATTGACAACCCCTTTGCTTCAAAAAGCTGACAAAAAATTAGATTGTGTTCTTGATATGGATCAACAGCTTTGGACAGGAAAAAAGAATAGCCAAAATCTTGACGAGAATAATGATAAACCCAACGGATTTCTTGATTGTTCGGAAGATATTGAAGATGGGGATGTTATTGGAATTATTACATTAGAGGACGTCTTCGAGGAACTTTTGCAG GAAGAGATTGTTGACGAGACTGATGTTTATGTTGATGTACATAAAAG GATACGTGTTGCCGCGGTAGCAGCTGCAACATCCGTTGCGCGAACTCCATCTGTCTCCCGTAAACTAGTTGCTCAAAAG GGAGAGCAAAACAGGCCCGCGAAGTTGTGA